In Syntrophomonas wolfei subsp. wolfei str. Goettingen G311, a single window of DNA contains:
- a CDS encoding serine hydrolase domain-containing protein: MNKFRVVAACLIALVLAIMIPASFNAAENPALSNTRLTARSEIWKAINAGNAGSGTVAVMENGKIVYAEGFGMADRERSISVDKNTLFNIGSISKVYCATAIMLLVDEGKVELDQPATAYLPEFTMEDERYKDITVRMLLNHSSGLPGTIAPNCFGFEYHKEYYQDVLDTLAKSHLKHQPGEMAPYCNDGFTLAEMIVARVSGKGYLQFLSERVFEPLGLSHTGPNLGQLQGLKEGSAARYYTADGKRDPLEVVSLWGSGGLSATPEDLCKFADTFSASGPQILSPASLAEMKKGQPSESYMQFKHPELSFGLGWDLTEIACYKVKGINVLGKSGGTGNYSSMLYTIPDKRISVAVIFTGSQSGAMVIAASIMEAFLCENGLFDKTPAVLKLPLKAQPLPSELANYEGYYSNGSVLMRLKFDRAENKLTVYTLNGDQETEILSAIYNDGYFHNQGGKYYFITLGGRQYFVQHSATFAIDMIIGQKLEPVAKTSELKIAVDERKWLRRNAKAYEARMLVSEHIITSQQFSELPGYIDFGGIKRVISPASAGMAINSMRDLTELRLSEKDGISWAWVSGMLYTPADVVQSLASGDTNITIGREGYNEWRKVAEDSILDFQIPNKGRVIVFDPADQTIYDSAIDSGPVLATTGSFVEVAGNPGATFKLSTSSSL; encoded by the coding sequence TTGAACAAATTTCGTGTTGTTGCAGCTTGCTTGATTGCCCTGGTGCTGGCGATCATGATACCGGCATCATTCAATGCCGCTGAAAATCCTGCTCTGAGCAATACCAGGCTTACCGCCCGCAGCGAGATATGGAAGGCCATCAACGCCGGGAATGCCGGTAGCGGCACCGTTGCCGTCATGGAGAACGGCAAAATCGTCTATGCCGAAGGTTTTGGCATGGCTGACCGGGAGCGGAGCATCTCCGTTGATAAAAATACCCTATTCAATATCGGCTCGATCAGCAAGGTTTATTGTGCTACAGCCATTATGCTGCTGGTAGATGAGGGCAAGGTAGAGCTCGACCAGCCGGCGACTGCCTACCTGCCGGAATTCACCATGGAAGATGAACGCTATAAAGACATCACCGTCCGAATGCTGCTCAACCACTCCTCGGGTTTGCCCGGCACCATCGCTCCCAATTGTTTTGGTTTCGAATATCATAAAGAATATTATCAGGATGTACTGGATACCCTGGCAAAATCTCATCTCAAGCACCAGCCGGGCGAAATGGCGCCTTATTGCAATGACGGTTTCACCCTGGCGGAGATGATAGTTGCCCGGGTTTCTGGAAAAGGCTACCTTCAATTTCTAAGTGAGCGGGTATTTGAACCCCTGGGCTTAAGCCATACCGGTCCGAATCTTGGTCAGCTGCAGGGATTAAAAGAGGGGTCTGCGGCCAGGTATTATACCGCTGACGGTAAACGCGATCCGCTGGAAGTAGTATCGCTGTGGGGTTCGGGCGGCCTGTCAGCCACGCCGGAGGATTTATGCAAGTTCGCCGATACATTTTCCGCTTCCGGTCCCCAGATACTTTCCCCGGCATCCCTGGCGGAAATGAAAAAGGGGCAACCCTCCGAGTCCTATATGCAATTCAAACATCCGGAGTTAAGTTTTGGATTGGGCTGGGATTTGACGGAAATTGCCTGCTATAAGGTAAAAGGCATAAATGTTTTGGGCAAGAGCGGCGGTACCGGCAACTATAGTTCGATGCTTTACACCATTCCGGATAAAAGAATATCGGTGGCCGTCATTTTTACCGGTTCCCAAAGCGGCGCGATGGTAATCGCCGCTTCCATCATGGAAGCTTTTCTTTGCGAAAATGGTCTTTTCGATAAAACACCTGCGGTGCTGAAGCTGCCGCTCAAAGCCCAGCCTCTTCCTTCTGAACTGGCGAATTATGAAGGTTATTATTCCAACGGCAGCGTTCTTATGCGCTTGAAGTTCGACCGGGCGGAGAATAAGCTGACTGTCTATACGCTAAACGGCGACCAGGAGACAGAAATCCTATCAGCGATTTATAATGATGGCTATTTTCACAACCAGGGAGGCAAGTACTATTTCATAACGCTGGGAGGCAGACAATATTTCGTACAGCATTCGGCTACATTCGCAATTGATATGATCATCGGCCAAAAACTGGAGCCTGTAGCCAAAACAAGCGAATTGAAGATAGCTGTCGATGAGCGGAAGTGGCTGCGGCGTAATGCCAAAGCCTACGAAGCAAGAATGCTGGTGTCGGAGCATATTATTACTTCGCAGCAGTTCAGTGAACTGCCGGGCTATATCGACTTCGGTGGCATAAAACGGGTCATATCCCCTGCATCTGCAGGAATGGCCATAAATTCCATGCGTGACCTGACCGAGCTCAGATTAAGTGAGAAGGACGGTATAAGCTGGGCCTGGGTTTCCGGGATGCTGTATACACCCGCCGATGTGGTTCAATCGCTGGCAAGCGGCGATACCAATATAACTATCGGCCGGGAAGGCTATAATGAATGGCGGAAGGTGGCGGAAGACAGCATACTTGATTTTCAAATTCCCAACAAAGGCCGTGTTATCGTTTTTGACCCTGCCGACCAAACCATTTACGATAGCGCCATAGATAGTGGTCCGGTACTGGCAACGACCGGCAGTTTTGTCGAAGTGGCCGGCAATCCGGGGGCTACCTTCAAGCTAAGCACAAGCAGCTCATTGTAA
- a CDS encoding methyl-accepting chemotaxis protein has translation MTSIGIIGGGKGGTTILGAFHEIEEFRVLGLCDVNTKAPGIKLARELGVPAFHDLGELLRIPGLEVIIEATGSEKVREMALAMKPASTLLMDSHMANMMMTFVEGHERILKKARSKKEAFRTSAPFLTPTYGKDGVIYFTTNTERYDFVENHNMDIAGIRVGEPLVKNGVVQRCIQTRQAISETVNEKIYGISLNLWAAPIFEDDDEHNAVVGTYGVFAPRLHPVVKAFDIFAPIIIDSQPEGAWVGASDTEKVLCRMGSEKFDTNVVVGLPISEVKTAMQTMQAQKRVQVDINTRKLGNIRMISIPLFDEESGELVGTFGITTPRNLASNLQNAADKLRSHTDDMARVMQQIASSAGEINITESKLADIIKSIQENLENIVRVLSFTKDVANQTKMLGMNAAIEAARAGDLGKGFGVVAGEIRKLSDQSKQTADEIGQLTRAIEIRIKDAVEASQGTVMQSQEQAAATQEVTATVMEMSEVAEKLAILAKSL, from the coding sequence ATGACCAGCATTGGAATTATTGGAGGAGGCAAAGGAGGAACCACAATTCTGGGTGCATTCCATGAAATTGAGGAGTTCCGAGTCTTAGGCCTGTGCGATGTTAATACTAAAGCTCCGGGAATAAAGTTGGCCAGAGAATTAGGGGTTCCTGCCTTTCATGATTTAGGTGAGTTATTGCGCATCCCCGGGCTGGAGGTCATTATTGAGGCCACCGGCAGTGAAAAGGTACGGGAGATGGCCCTGGCTATGAAGCCGGCTTCCACTTTACTAATGGATTCCCATATGGCTAACATGATGATGACTTTCGTAGAAGGGCACGAACGGATTTTGAAAAAAGCCCGCAGCAAGAAAGAAGCTTTTCGGACATCGGCACCTTTTCTCACCCCTACCTACGGAAAAGATGGGGTTATCTATTTTACTACCAATACTGAGCGTTATGATTTTGTGGAAAACCACAACATGGATATTGCCGGTATACGAGTGGGAGAACCCCTGGTGAAAAACGGTGTCGTTCAACGCTGCATTCAAACCCGCCAAGCGATAAGCGAAACGGTAAATGAAAAGATTTACGGTATTAGTTTGAATCTATGGGCGGCTCCTATATTTGAGGATGATGATGAACATAATGCCGTGGTGGGAACATACGGCGTGTTTGCCCCCCGGCTTCACCCGGTAGTCAAAGCTTTCGATATTTTTGCGCCCATTATAATTGATTCCCAACCTGAAGGGGCCTGGGTAGGGGCCAGCGACACAGAGAAGGTCCTGTGCCGTATGGGCTCGGAGAAATTTGATACCAATGTGGTGGTTGGCTTGCCGATATCGGAAGTTAAGACCGCTATGCAAACCATGCAGGCCCAGAAAAGGGTACAGGTTGATATCAACACCAGGAAGCTAGGCAATATTCGCATGATAAGTATTCCGCTCTTTGATGAGGAAAGCGGTGAGTTGGTAGGAACCTTTGGCATAACCACGCCGCGCAATCTGGCCAGCAACCTGCAAAATGCGGCTGACAAACTGAGAAGCCATACCGATGATATGGCCCGGGTGATGCAGCAAATTGCCAGTTCAGCCGGAGAGATTAATATAACCGAAAGTAAACTGGCAGATATAATCAAATCTATACAGGAAAACTTAGAAAATATCGTTAGAGTATTGTCTTTTACCAAGGATGTAGCCAATCAAACCAAGATGTTAGGTATGAATGCAGCAATAGAAGCAGCCCGGGCTGGAGACCTTGGCAAAGGCTTCGGAGTAGTGGCCGGAGAAATCAGAAAACTATCCGATCAATCGAAGCAGACTGCTGATGAGATCGGTCAGTTAACCCGGGCCATTGAAATCAGGATTAAGGACGCGGTCGAAGCTTCACAGGGAACCGTTATGCAAAGTCAGGAACAGGCGGCGGCTACCCAGGAGGTTACTGCTACGGTCATGGAGATGTCTGAAGTAGCAGAAAAACTAGCAATTCTGGCTAAATCATTATAA
- the accD gene encoding acetyl-CoA carboxylase, carboxyltransferase subunit beta, with the protein MIKNTFSRKKYFALSRRMEKEEEEKKVALPINCPSCSARIAAEALQRNLKVCPKCQHHFSLSARERIDLMVDKDSFQEFDADLSSFNLLDFPGYQEKLEKAQELSGSREGIITGLASIDGHKLVLGVMESGFMMASMGSVVGEKVCRAVEQAMELSCPLLICSCSGGARMQEGMVALMQMAKTSAVLGKFNQAGLLYISLLTHPTTGGVSASFASLADIILAEPGALIGFAGPRVIKQTIGQQLPPRFQRSEFLLEHGMIDLLVERSQLKATLSSLLGLHQG; encoded by the coding sequence ATGATAAAAAATACTTTTTCTCGAAAAAAATACTTTGCACTGAGCAGGAGAATGGAAAAGGAAGAGGAGGAGAAGAAAGTTGCTCTCCCCATAAACTGTCCTTCCTGCTCGGCCAGGATAGCGGCAGAAGCCCTGCAGCGCAACCTGAAGGTCTGTCCCAAATGCCAGCACCATTTCTCTCTCAGCGCGCGTGAGCGTATTGACTTAATGGTTGATAAGGACAGCTTTCAGGAGTTTGATGCTGATTTGAGTTCCTTCAACCTACTGGATTTTCCCGGATACCAGGAAAAACTGGAAAAGGCTCAGGAACTTTCGGGTTCCCGTGAAGGCATAATCACTGGCCTGGCCTCCATTGATGGGCATAAGCTGGTTCTGGGGGTAATGGAGTCAGGTTTTATGATGGCCAGTATGGGCTCAGTAGTGGGGGAGAAAGTTTGCCGGGCGGTAGAACAGGCCATGGAACTTTCCTGTCCCCTGTTAATCTGTTCTTGCTCCGGCGGAGCCCGTATGCAGGAAGGTATGGTCGCCTTGATGCAAATGGCCAAGACCAGTGCGGTACTGGGGAAGTTTAACCAGGCCGGATTGCTCTATATTTCTCTTTTGACCCATCCCACTACCGGCGGAGTTTCAGCCAGCTTTGCTTCTCTGGCGGATATTATTCTGGCTGAACCTGGTGCCCTTATTGGTTTTGCTGGACCCCGGGTTATTAAACAGACTATCGGGCAACAGCTGCCCCCCAGGTTCCAGCGTTCTGAATTTCTTCTAGAGCATGGCATGATTGATCTGCTGGTGGAACGATCACAGCTAAAAGCAACTCTGAGCAGCTTGCTGGGGCTTCATCAAGGATAA
- a CDS encoding metallophosphoesterase: protein MHGEMAGNMRIAVIAVFLLLWGSLNFYIAWRGWQYFGSHILNYRILYWVMLVFLSASYFLGRWGNHHYPGQVSNCLIWIGSYWMAFFLYALLITVLLDLIKYLDKLWGFLPAFIHNSSSIIALLLIFSLIAGLFYGTFNANRPVLRQYQVNIPKEAGIRKDLHIVMLSDIHLGNIVGRNRLSRLVDRINLMQPEMVLLVGDIIDGDIRPFEEQKMAGLLRSVKAPQGVFAVLGNHEYLGGQYQELVAALESCGVTVLRDQYHLLDNFYLVGRDDKMSRLRKPLKELMLGVNCHYPVILMDHNPIDIEESHLNQVDLHLSGHSHAGQLFPLNFITRNIFILHRGYLRQDNMQIIVSNGFGTWGPPIRIGNRPEIVEIFIHFGEAEQLPPHNSFRE, encoded by the coding sequence TTGCATGGAGAAATGGCGGGTAATATGAGGATAGCAGTAATTGCTGTTTTCCTTCTATTATGGGGCAGTCTGAATTTCTATATCGCTTGGCGAGGGTGGCAATATTTCGGTAGTCATATCCTTAACTACCGGATTCTTTACTGGGTTATGCTGGTATTCCTGAGTGCTTCCTATTTCCTGGGGAGATGGGGCAATCATCACTATCCCGGGCAAGTAAGCAATTGTCTCATCTGGATTGGTTCCTACTGGATGGCATTTTTCCTTTATGCATTGTTAATCACGGTTTTACTGGACTTGATAAAATATCTTGATAAGCTCTGGGGTTTCTTACCTGCTTTTATTCATAATTCATCAAGCATTATAGCCTTATTGCTAATTTTTTCCTTAATAGCAGGACTTTTTTACGGAACCTTTAATGCGAATCGACCGGTACTCAGGCAGTACCAAGTTAATATTCCCAAAGAGGCAGGAATAAGAAAAGACCTGCATATCGTTATGCTGTCTGATATCCATCTGGGTAATATTGTGGGACGAAATCGCCTGAGCAGATTGGTGGACAGGATAAACCTTATGCAACCCGAGATGGTGTTATTGGTCGGCGATATCATCGATGGAGACATCAGGCCATTCGAAGAACAGAAAATGGCCGGGCTCTTGCGCTCGGTAAAAGCTCCTCAAGGCGTGTTTGCGGTACTGGGTAATCATGAGTATCTGGGTGGGCAGTACCAGGAACTCGTGGCCGCTCTTGAATCCTGCGGGGTTACAGTACTACGGGATCAATATCACTTGCTGGATAACTTCTATCTGGTGGGCCGGGACGATAAAATGAGCCGCCTCAGAAAACCCTTGAAAGAGCTTATGCTTGGTGTAAATTGTCACTATCCGGTTATTCTAATGGACCACAATCCCATTGATATCGAGGAATCGCACTTAAACCAGGTGGACTTGCATTTATCGGGCCATTCTCATGCCGGCCAATTATTTCCGTTAAACTTTATTACCAGGAATATCTTTATACTGCACCGGGGATATTTACGCCAGGATAATATGCAAATTATTGTTTCCAATGGTTTTGGCACCTGGGGGCCGCCGATTCGTATCGGCAACCGCCCTGAAATTGTAGAGATATTTATTCATTTTGGTGAGGCAGAGCAGCTTCCCCCCCATAACTCTTTCAGGGAATAA
- a CDS encoding DUF4825 domain-containing protein, producing the protein MNNKLLKDVIVPKNRGIIVLCLIIILVITSAGIIGCNKTVPSQTAQPALDETGDEINTELAGKTTNKTETTKEKRIDAYNDSKGYKVVMNSGVGFDIYIPQKDRKNNQSFFDNLNKQSRLNGYDFSAYLDKPLRYTAMAINSDDSTKDITFLCHDEQIVGVWIDASNKEHLAVRRKLLQYNFVYDAEELLQYKSNYAGDNSNVVHLMYSLPYVNGIKPVGCELQTDSEPYGLIINCQGYGTKERASLPYFKNAAVIFSLIENVGIVTFNIENNDGKIAFTYTRAQIDNYFKKDIRKHSKNKADFAGFIMEVQDASEIGL; encoded by the coding sequence ATGAATAATAAGCTTCTAAAGGATGTAATCGTGCCCAAGAACAGAGGAATTATCGTATTATGCCTGATTATTATACTTGTGATAACATCCGCTGGAATTATAGGCTGCAATAAAACCGTACCCAGTCAAACAGCACAACCAGCATTAGACGAAACAGGAGACGAAATAAACACTGAACTGGCCGGTAAGACCACTAATAAAACAGAAACAACGAAAGAAAAAAGGATCGATGCCTATAATGATTCCAAAGGCTATAAAGTAGTTATGAATAGCGGAGTTGGTTTTGATATTTATATTCCCCAAAAAGACCGCAAGAATAACCAGTCCTTTTTCGATAATCTTAATAAACAATCCAGGTTAAACGGCTATGATTTCTCCGCTTATCTTGATAAGCCGCTCCGCTATACAGCTATGGCAATTAACAGCGATGATAGCACAAAAGATATTACATTTTTATGCCATGATGAGCAAATCGTGGGTGTTTGGATCGATGCGTCCAACAAAGAGCACCTGGCAGTCAGGAGGAAATTATTGCAATATAATTTCGTATATGATGCTGAGGAACTGCTCCAATACAAATCCAATTATGCAGGCGATAACAGTAATGTAGTACATTTGATGTATTCATTGCCATATGTAAACGGTATAAAACCAGTAGGCTGTGAATTGCAAACAGACAGTGAGCCATACGGCCTCATCATAAATTGTCAAGGATATGGGACAAAGGAGAGAGCAAGCCTGCCATATTTCAAAAATGCCGCAGTAATCTTCAGTCTTATTGAAAATGTTGGTATCGTAACCTTCAATATAGAAAACAATGATGGCAAAATAGCTTTTACATATACCAGGGCGCAAATAGATAATTATTTCAAAAAAGACATACGGAAGCATAGCAAAAACAAGGCTGATTTTGCCGGATTTATAATGGAAGTGCAAGATGCCAGTGAAATAGGATTATAA
- the fabZ gene encoding 3-hydroxyacyl-ACP dehydratase FabZ, whose product MVDVMKKLELNTEEIMKILPHRYPFLLVDRIIELLPGERAVGIKNLSVNEPFFPGHFPGHPVMPGVLMIEAMAQVGACAILCDEKYQGRLGYLAGVDRIRFKRMAVPGDSLLITTEFTAIKGNIGKGKGQIKINEEMVCGGEFLFALG is encoded by the coding sequence ATGGTTGATGTAATGAAAAAACTGGAGTTGAATACCGAAGAAATAATGAAGATTCTACCCCACCGTTATCCTTTCCTGCTGGTAGATCGCATTATTGAACTGCTGCCCGGGGAGAGGGCCGTGGGCATAAAAAACCTGAGTGTTAACGAACCCTTTTTTCCCGGACATTTCCCCGGTCATCCGGTAATGCCCGGGGTACTCATGATAGAGGCTATGGCCCAGGTAGGCGCCTGCGCCATATTGTGTGATGAAAAATATCAGGGCCGTCTAGGTTACCTGGCGGGAGTGGATCGTATTCGCTTCAAGCGTATGGCTGTTCCCGGCGACAGCTTGCTGATTACTACCGAATTCACTGCGATTAAGGGTAATATCGGCAAGGGAAAGGGGCAGATAAAGATTAACGAGGAAATGGTTTGCGGAGGTGAATTCCTGTTTGCTCTGGGCTAA
- a CDS encoding acetyl-CoA carboxylase carboxyltransferase subunit alpha, whose translation MVKRQFDYEQKVQEIREKLEELNNLSSNMEFDLSQEIESLEEKIENNRERRYKNLSPWEKVLLSRHPERPNSNDYIRYFCEEWIELHGDRHFGDDSSVIGGIGRFNGQAVTILGYRKGKDTRENLQYNFGMPHPEGYRKIQRLLLQAEKFQRPVITLIDTPGAYPGIGAEERGQAWAISQVLMTLSALEVPVIAVVSGEGGSGGALALAVADRLLMLSNAVFSVASPEACASILWKELERVEDMARAMKITANDLQRLGIVDEIIEEPLGGAHLNFPEMAEKLKKALQKHLGEILSQDSGELLEERFQKLRKIGEFRG comes from the coding sequence ATGGTAAAAAGACAGTTTGATTATGAACAAAAGGTTCAGGAAATCCGGGAGAAACTGGAGGAATTAAACAATTTGTCCAGCAACATGGAATTTGACCTTTCCCAGGAAATCGAAAGCCTGGAGGAAAAGATAGAAAACAACCGAGAAAGAAGGTATAAGAACCTTTCCCCCTGGGAAAAGGTTTTGCTCAGCCGCCACCCGGAAAGACCTAACAGCAATGATTATATACGCTACTTTTGCGAAGAATGGATAGAGCTTCATGGTGATCGGCACTTTGGGGACGATAGTTCCGTGATTGGCGGTATTGGCCGTTTTAACGGGCAGGCGGTAACTATACTGGGCTACCGCAAGGGAAAGGATACCCGAGAAAACCTGCAGTATAATTTTGGCATGCCCCATCCCGAGGGTTACCGTAAAATCCAGCGCCTGCTCTTGCAAGCCGAGAAATTCCAGCGCCCGGTTATAACCCTGATCGATACTCCGGGGGCCTATCCGGGTATAGGGGCCGAAGAAAGGGGGCAGGCCTGGGCTATTTCCCAGGTTCTGATGACTCTCTCGGCTTTGGAAGTCCCTGTAATAGCTGTAGTTAGCGGTGAAGGGGGCAGCGGGGGAGCACTGGCCCTGGCGGTGGCGGACCGCCTCTTAATGCTTTCCAACGCGGTATTTTCCGTTGCTTCTCCCGAGGCCTGTGCTTCTATACTATGGAAAGAACTGGAGCGGGTGGAAGATATGGCCAGGGCCATGAAAATAACCGCAAATGACCTGCAAAGGCTGGGCATAGTTGACGAAATCATTGAAGAGCCCCTGGGAGGTGCCCACCTGAATTTCCCGGAGATGGCGGAAAAGCTGAAAAAAGCCCTGCAAAAACACCTGGGAGAGATTTTGTCCCAGGATAGCGGCGAATTATTGGAAGAGAGATTTCAAAAACTCAGGAAAATAGGGGAATTCAGGGGATAA
- a CDS encoding acyl-CoA dehydrogenase family protein, translated as MNFNYTEEQLMLKESVRKFSENEIAPLVKWMETEKRTPWDLIKKIKDLGWCGIQYPEKYGGSGNTYVEYVIMQIEMARVYCSTACTISVNGMLGANIMKFATEEQKMKFLPEHLNGDGIGSFAFTEASTGSDPNALRTTCVRDGDEWVINGEKVFITNASLPGLMGIFCKDVEMGGKCTNILIPKGIKGYSIPRIYDKMGMHGLEVCDVLLDNVRVPYENTTGGEAMRGKGFEVLLGSTQIGKLSVCAQAVGMAQAALEAAVKYSKERVQRGKPIAYFPTIQSLIGDMATDVMVAHQAVLATAFKASEGKELASDAARTRLFTSEAVHRVASKAMQVMGAYSYTTEFPIERIFRDAKLTEIYEGVNEIQRLIAAADLLR; from the coding sequence ATGAATTTCAATTATACAGAAGAACAGCTCATGCTAAAGGAGTCAGTGAGGAAGTTTTCGGAGAATGAGATTGCTCCGCTGGTCAAATGGATGGAAACTGAAAAAAGAACACCCTGGGATTTGATCAAAAAGATTAAAGATTTAGGCTGGTGCGGTATCCAATACCCAGAGAAATACGGCGGTTCAGGAAACACCTACGTTGAGTATGTTATTATGCAAATTGAGATGGCAAGGGTATATTGTTCAACTGCATGTACAATTTCTGTTAATGGCATGCTGGGGGCAAATATCATGAAATTCGCCACCGAAGAGCAGAAGATGAAATTCCTCCCAGAACATCTTAATGGCGATGGAATTGGCAGTTTTGCCTTTACCGAGGCATCAACCGGCTCCGACCCCAATGCGCTCCGGACCACATGTGTCCGCGATGGGGATGAATGGGTCATCAATGGAGAAAAGGTTTTCATCACCAACGCATCCCTGCCGGGTTTGATGGGTATATTCTGCAAGGATGTTGAAATGGGCGGCAAGTGTACGAACATCCTCATACCCAAGGGTATCAAGGGCTATTCCATCCCGCGGATTTATGACAAGATGGGCATGCACGGACTGGAAGTTTGCGATGTGTTGCTGGACAATGTTCGGGTGCCCTATGAAAATACCACCGGTGGTGAGGCCATGCGGGGCAAAGGGTTCGAGGTATTACTCGGTTCAACCCAGATAGGCAAACTATCGGTCTGCGCTCAAGCTGTGGGTATGGCTCAGGCAGCCCTGGAAGCAGCGGTTAAATACTCGAAGGAGCGGGTGCAGCGCGGTAAGCCTATTGCCTATTTCCCAACCATCCAGTCGTTGATTGGCGACATGGCCACCGATGTGATGGTAGCGCACCAGGCAGTATTGGCGACCGCATTTAAGGCGTCAGAAGGGAAAGAGCTGGCCTCCGATGCCGCAAGAACCAGACTGTTTACTTCGGAGGCTGTTCACCGGGTAGCCAGCAAAGCCATGCAAGTCATGGGAGCTTACAGTTATACAACCGAGTTTCCCATTGAGCGCATCTTCCGCGATGCCAAACTAACCGAGATCTACGAAGGTGTAAATGAGATTCAGCGGCTCATAGCTGCTGCCGACCTGCTGAGATAG
- a CDS encoding SPL family radical SAM protein → MFPEKIFYEPPVLHYELGKQLQEKFAHIPWIAIENHNNIEELRKNPNKEFVHMKRYLILGVRKSLKYTPNHKVSDFLVPYTSSGCSAMCLYCYLVCNYNKCSYLRLFVNREQMLDKLMKTANRSPGDLTFEIGSNSDLLLENSISGNLEWTIENFAGSKKGFITFPTKFDMVEALLPLNHGGRTIMRMSVNPPPIIQRLEFGTSSLTGRIRALQQMHDAGYKVGILIAPVVLLDNWQELYSQLIEQLADELPDKLKRELFLEIIFMTYSYIHRAINAEAFPNAVKLYDKSLMTGRGRGKYCYRSDIRLQAEEYLKELLEQKLNGIPVIYIV, encoded by the coding sequence TTGTTTCCGGAAAAGATTTTTTATGAGCCCCCGGTTTTGCATTACGAATTGGGGAAGCAACTGCAAGAAAAATTTGCCCATATACCCTGGATAGCTATCGAAAACCATAATAATATCGAAGAATTGCGCAAGAATCCCAATAAAGAATTTGTGCACATGAAACGCTATTTGATCCTGGGAGTACGCAAGAGTTTAAAATATACTCCCAATCATAAAGTCTCGGATTTTCTGGTGCCCTATACCTCATCGGGCTGCAGCGCCATGTGTCTTTATTGCTATTTGGTATGCAATTATAATAAATGCTCCTATTTACGGCTTTTTGTCAACCGCGAGCAAATGCTGGATAAATTAATGAAAACTGCCAATCGTTCACCCGGGGATTTAACCTTTGAGATCGGCAGCAACAGCGACCTGCTTTTAGAGAACAGCATAAGCGGGAATCTGGAATGGACCATAGAGAATTTCGCCGGAAGTAAAAAAGGTTTTATAACTTTTCCCACCAAGTTCGACATGGTAGAAGCTCTGCTCCCATTGAATCATGGAGGCAGAACCATAATGCGCATGAGTGTCAATCCTCCACCGATTATTCAAAGGCTGGAGTTCGGTACCTCCTCCTTGACGGGCCGAATCCGGGCCCTGCAGCAAATGCATGATGCAGGCTATAAGGTGGGGATTTTGATAGCACCGGTAGTATTGCTGGATAACTGGCAAGAGCTTTATTCGCAACTCATTGAGCAGTTGGCTGACGAACTGCCGGATAAACTAAAAAGGGAATTGTTCCTAGAAATCATTTTTATGACTTACAGCTATATCCACCGGGCAATTAATGCCGAAGCATTTCCTAATGCGGTCAAATTGTATGACAAATCCCTTATGACCGGGCGAGGACGGGGAAAATACTGCTATCGCTCCGATATCCGCTTGCAGGCCGAAGAATACCTGAAGGAGCTCCTGGAGCAAAAGCTCAATGGTATACCGGTAATATATATAGTATAA